A region from the Onthophagus taurus isolate NC chromosome 8, IU_Otau_3.0, whole genome shotgun sequence genome encodes:
- the LOC111415134 gene encoding ubiquitin carboxyl-terminal hydrolase 22, which translates to MDYPKGTCPHLPLVRDEILSVYKKIYKIFVASTSSKEKSIKIENRRCQDCNTLQHHLHTCAHCVYFGCQQHVRTHSSTFGHMFSVELTFGQLYCLKCGDYVYEAALDKIAFELKLSASSCKKRLFNWSFFQCNDENGDLLKFTPKRVCIPPESTIGLRGLLNLGNTCFMNCIIQSFMHMPLLREYFLTERHKCTRSPNSCLVCELAKLFQDFYSGMTTPISLHKMLHLIWTQATHLAGYEQQDAHEFFIAMLHVLQEHDVTGTQDSPPKRSIIDQIFSGLLQSDVVCKKCKSVSTKIEAMKDVSLDLGQVSGGRPPQDIQECLERFTRVEDLGAKIMCSNCNSHQESTKQLSMKTLPIVVCFHLKRFQHFKKGEKISTPISFPETLDMTPFMSKTNNRATELSSDNKYSLFTVINHDGNMINSGHYTAYVRQQQEYWYKCSDRMITMANIEDVLKSEAYLLFYHKSILLYD; encoded by the coding sequence atggATTATCCAAAAGGTACCTGCCCCCATTTACCATTGGTAAGAGACGAAATTTTATCAGTATACAAAAAgatatacaaaattttcgtCGCGTCGACGAGTAGCAAAGAAAAGTCCATAAAAATAGAGAATAGGAGATGTCAAGACTGTAATACTTTACAACACCACCTTCATACATGCGCCCATTGCGTATATTTTGGTTGCCAACAACATGTCCGTACTCATTCTTCAACGTTCGGGCACATGTTTAGTGTAGAATTAACATTCGGACAAttgtattgtttaaaatgtggTGATTACGTTTACGAGGCTGCGTTAGATAAAATAgcttttgaattaaaattgtcGGCAAGTTCCTGTAAGAAACGTTTATTTAACTGGTCGTTTTTTCAATGTAACGATGAAAACGGTGATTTATTAAAGTTCACACCAAAACGTGTTTGCATACCCCCGGAATCAACAATAGGACTCCGGGGGCTTTTAAATTTAGGCAACACATGTTTTATGAACTGTATAATACAATCCTTTATGCATATGCCATTATTAAGAGAATACTTTTTAACCGAACGCCATAAATGCACGAGATCACCAAACAGTTGTCTTGTATGTGAATTAGCAAAACTCTTTCAAGATTTTTATTCCGGCATGACAACTCCGATATCGCTAcataaaatgttacatttAATATGGACGCAAGCCACTCATTTAGCCGGATACGAACAACAAGATGCCCACGAATTTTTTATCGCCATGCTTCATGTCTTACAAGAACACGATGTAACTGGAACTCAAGACTCGCCACCGAAACGCTCTATAATCGATCAAATCTTTTCTGGGTTACTTCAAAGTGATGttgtttgtaaaaaatgtaaaagcgTTTCAACGAAAATCGAAGCGATGAAGGATGTGTCACTCGATTTGGGACAAGTTAGCGGCGGTCGTCCCCCGCAAGATATTCAAGAGTGTCTGGAAAGGTTTACTAGAGTGGAAGACCTCGGCGCAAAAATTATGTGTTCAAATTGTAATTCGCATCAAGAATCGACTAAACAACTCAGTATGAAAACATTGCCGATTGTCGTGTGCTTCCACCTGAAACGATTCCAGCATTTCAAGAAAGGGGAGAAGATATCTACGCCGATTTCGTTTCCCGAAACTCTCGATATGACACCATTTATGAGTAAAACTAATAATCGCGCAACAGAATTGTCATCAGATAACAAATATTCACTTTTCACCGTTATTAATCACGACGGTAATATGATTAATAGTGGTCATTATACAGCTTATGTAAGACAACAACAAGAATATTGGTACAAGTGTAGCGATAGAATGATTACAATGGCTAATATCGAGGATGTTTTAAAATCTGAGgcatatttattgttttatcataaaagtattttattgtACGATTAA
- the LOC111415047 gene encoding RUN domain-containing protein 1 codes for MDEFAPSEEQPTGERWDPLGAPNEDAEAQASNNSILEADCCSSHCFILEKFKSLEEEQDLLSSSLFALTTHFAQVQFRLKQIVDASIDDKDELLRSLEEFAFRGIPDVGSVKERISEANLAEMIRLRRTQQQELIEKLKSQLHELEQYAFESGEADVPQDVVLERQRVILNELKIRINLQLDEQKLHQLTTADVKQQIDIALSNLINPLKVKEHLVSQLKTQVDDLERFINYLQADTKKDKCVCGCALHTVQKPNSHESTLGLVQRTATLLHMFALLQLGCGPSKFKRNDLKTTNKINHYGDIRARLELSILKVKELASHCDGNGNAEDYISDSDSGPSSLNSQLITAVRKHFATCLRDLMEHGAVEANHTHSIVPFSGCFSRRPKMQDNPVHAWEIIVNYYELKNGERFNSTPARRLSQSFNLDIAGASASSTNQNMLCVISNIVATHSQYKRSYDSHFKAFICAALNANKLVTWLSLIYQCRQLINMHYLEWSYVVKTGFQDALQSLDSLSKFKFNLPVDLAIRQFQNIKDVFT; via the exons ATGGATGAATTTGCACCTTCAGAAGAGCAACCTACCGGGGAGCGCTGGGATCCTCTTGGAGCCCCCAACGAAGATGCCGAAGCCCAAGCTTccaataattcaattttggaAGCAGACTGCTGTAGTTCACATTG ttttatattggaaaaatttaaaagtttagaAGAAGAACAAGACTTATTAAGTTCTTCTCTGTTTGCATTAACAACACATTTCGCTCAAGTTCAGTTCAGATTAAAGCAAATAGTTGATGCCTCAATTGACGATAAAGATGAATTGTTACGATCACTGGAAGAGTTTGCATTTCGTGGAATACCAGACGTGGGTTCGGTTAAAGAACGAATTAGCGAAGCGAATTTAGCAGAAATGATTCGTTTGAGAAGAACTCAACAACAAGAATTGATCGAAAAGTTGAAATCGCAATTACACGAATTAGAACAGTATGCTTTCGAAAGTGGGGAAGCCGATGTTCCGCAAGACGTTGTTTTAGAACGGCAACGTGTCATTTTgaacgaattaaaaattaggATCAATTTACAATTGGATGAGCAAAAATTACATCAACTAACAACAGCCGATGTTAAACAACAAATCGATATAGCTTTGAGCAATCTCATAAATCcgttaaaagtaaaagaaCACTTAGTTTCACAGCTTAAAACTCAAGTTGACGATTTAGAAcgtttcataaattatttacaagcCGACACGAAAAAGGACAAATGCGTTTGCGGATGCGCTTTGCACACGGTTCAAAAACCAAATAGTCATGAATCCACCCTAGGACTCGTTCAAAGAACTGCTACCTTACTTCATATGTTTGCCTTGTTACAACTCGGCTGCGGCCCAAGTAAATTTAAGCGAAACGACCTTAAAACGACcaacaaaattaatcattatgg cGATATTAGAGCACGATTAGAACTATcaatattaaaagtaaaagagtTAGCGTCACATTGCGATGGAAACGGAAACGCAGAAGATTATATTAGCGATTCAGACTCCGGACCATCTAGCTTAAACTCCCAATTGATAACTGCCGTGCGGAAGCACTTTGCAACGTGCCTAAGAGATCTGATGGAGCATGGCGCCGTCGAGGCTAATCACACACACAGCATCGTTCCATTTTCTGGGTGCTTTTCCAGAAGGCCTAAAATGCAAGATAACCCCGTACACGCCTGGGAAATCATCGTAAATTATTACGAACTGAAAAACGGAGAACGCTTTAATTCGACACCGGCAAGGCGACTCTCTCAAAGTTTTAATTTGGATATTGCTGGAGCCTCGGCTAGTTCAACCAATCAAAACATGCTTTGCGTGATTAGTAATATTGTTGCAACACATTCTCAGTAtaaaagaagttatgattCGCATTTTAAAGCGTTTATTTGTGCCGCGTTAAA tgCAAATAAGCTGGTTACTTggttaagtttaatttatcaatGTCGTCAATTGATTAATATGCATTATTTGGAATGGAGTTATGTCGTTAAAACAG gttTTCAAGATGCTTTACAAAGTTTGGATTCTCTCtcgaaatttaaattcaatctCCCGGTGGATTTGGCAATTCGACAGTTCCAAAACATCAAAGATGTTTTTACGTAA
- the LOC111415031 gene encoding UDP-xylose and UDP-N-acetylglucosamine transporter-like, which produces MSSKVAYAIGTVYVGCILNNVFLEYLVRDEPGSGNLITFSQFLFIAIHGFFTYSKYGKTKRMIPFKDYVTLVSLFFITSVFNNWVFGFNIPVPLHMIFRAGSLIANMIMGIIILKRRYSFSKFLSVGMITVGIAICTIISSGSSSKKMCTDCGLEPINLEPSSDDNEFFWWVAGIILLTAALLLSARMGIYQETIYRVHGKHPNEALYYTHLLSLPGFILYAPSIIEHTEKVISSEPYTLPFVEIAIPILVLYLIGNVLTQYLCISSVYLLTTECTSLTVTLVITLRKFISLLLSIVYFKNPFTWLHWFGTILVFAGTLIFAEIFTFKKDATQEKKQIDKKVK; this is translated from the exons ATGAGCTCTAAAGTTGCTTATGCCATAGGCACAGTTTATGTGGGGtgtattttaaataacgtttttttggaatatttagTCAG gGATGAACCAGGTTCTGGAAATTTAATAACCTTTAGTCAGTTCTTGTTCATAGCAATTCATGGATTTTTCACTTATTCAAAATATGGAAAAACCAAACGTATGATACCATTCAAGGATTATGTTACATTAGTCTCACTATTTTTTATAACCAGCGTTTTCAATAATTGGGTTTTTGGTTTCAACATTCCCGTACCGCTCCATATGATTTTTAGAGCC gGTTCACTTATAGCAAATATGATAATgggtattataattttaaaacgacGATATTCCTTCTCAAAGTTCCTATCAGTTGGGATGATAACCGTGGGGATCGCAATATGCACGATAATATCAAGCGGATCATcctcaaaaaaaatgtgtacaGATTGCGGTCTGGAACCGATTAATTTAGAGCCATCATCTGATGATAACGAATTTTTCTGGTGGGTTGCGGGAATTATTCTTCTCACAGCAGCACTTTTGTTATCAGCTCGAATGGGGATTTATCAAGAAACTATTTATAGAGTTCATGGAAAACATCCAAACGAAGCACTTTATTACACG cattTATTATCATTACCTGGATTTATTTTATACGCACCAAGTATAATTGAACATACCGAAAAAGTCATTTCAAGCGAGCCATACACACTTCCGTTTGTTGAGATTGCGATTCCGATTTTAGTTTTGTATTTGATTGGAAATGTTTTAActcaatatttatgtataagttccgtttatttattaacaaccGAATGTACTTCGTTAACGGTGACATTAGTGATAACTCtcagaaaatttatttcgttgtTGCTCTCaatcgtttattttaaaaacccGTTCACGTGGTTGCATTGGTTTGGCACGATTTTGGTGTTTGCCGGAACGTTAATTTTCGCCGAAATTTTCACTTTCAAAAAGGACGCAACTCaagaaaagaaacaaattgacaaaaaagttaaatag